The proteins below are encoded in one region of Coffea arabica cultivar ET-39 chromosome 4c, Coffea Arabica ET-39 HiFi, whole genome shotgun sequence:
- the LOC113740102 gene encoding germin-like protein subfamily 3 member 4, protein MNSPPLSLGTFLIACFVVCHYQCQAADTDNLHDTCPTDTAQKTVFINGFPCKNPGSVSASDFKSSLLNEKGDTDDIFRSSTTLVTAAEYPGLNTLSLSVARTDLEVDGLVMPHAHPRASEMLFVSTGVVIAGFFDTNNVMFRKVLREGDVFVFPRGLLHYCLNNGFEDATVFSVLNSQNPGVASIPGAAFAPHDAESMKKLKQRLISVSRLDHERLENTTFF, encoded by the coding sequence ATGAATTCacctcctctctctctcggtaCCTTTTTGATAGCATGCTTCGTTGTCTGCCATTACCAATGTCAGGCAGCAGACACGGATAATCTCCATGATACTTGTCCGACAGATACAGCCCAAAAGACCGTCTTTATCAATGGCTTTCCATGCAAGAATCCAGGCAGTGTTTCGGCTTCTGATTTTAAATCCTCCCTGTTGAATGAGAAGGGTGATACAGACGATATTTTTCGTTCCAGCACGACTCTGGTCACAGCTGCGGAATATCCAGGGCTCAACACTCTCAGCTTATCAGTTGCGAGGACTGACTTAGAAGTGGATGGCCTGGTAATGCCACATGCTCATCCGAGGGCTTCTGAGATGCTCTTCGTTAGTACAGGTGTGGTGATTGCAGGATTTTTTGATACCAATAATGTCATGTTCCGGAAAGTTCTTAGAGAAGGGGATGTATTCGTCTTCCCAAGAGGTCTTCTGCATTATTGCTTGAATAATGGGTTTGAGGATGCCACCGTTTTCTCGGTGCTGAATAGCCAGAATCCTGGGGTTGCAAGTATTCCTGGTGCCGCCTTTGCACCTCATGATGCAGAATCtatgaagaaattgaaacagAGATTAATCTCTGTGTCACGATTGGACCATGAACGGCTCGAAAACACGACTTTCTTCTAG
- the LOC113739979 gene encoding inositol polyphosphate multikinase beta, whose amino-acid sequence MLKVPQNQVAGHQAGGGNLGPLVDDSGHFYKPLQGDERGSKEVAFYTSFSLNTKVPDEIRKFFPIFYGTQLVEASDGSGLKSHLVLEDLTLGHVNPSIMDIKIGSRTWSPQASEDYIAKCLKKDRESSSLLLGFRLSGLQFYTNKEAVFRKPTKKSVQSLSAEEIKLVLKNFVSSNTSTELESKPDCAFASVVFGGPNGILSQLFELKSWFEDQTLYHFYSVSVHMMYEKQLASEGRNPRAEIKLIDFAHVDEGRGVIDHNFLGGICSLVKFISEILRATDDCPIKACSKDAQKKHYITDNGIN is encoded by the coding sequence ATGCTCAAAGTCCCCCAAAATCAGGTTGCTGGTCACCAAGCTGGTGGGGGAAATCTTGGGCCACTTGTAGATGACTCTGGGCACTTTTACAAGCCTCTCCAAGGAGATGAACGCGGATCTAAAGAGGTTGCATTTTACACTTCATTTTCTTTAAACACTAAGGTTCCAGATGAGATCCGCAAATTCTTCCCGATCTTTTATGGCACTCAGCTTGTTGAGGCATCTGATGGATCTGGCTTAAAATCTCACCTAGTCTTGGAAGATCTTACTTTAGGCCATGTCAATCCTTCAATAATGGACATCAAGATTGGCTCCAGAACTTGGTCCCCACAAGCATCCGAGGACTACATAGCGAAGTGTTTGAAGAAGGATAGAGAATCATCAAGCCTCCTGTTAGGATTCAGGTTATCAGGTCTACAGTTTTATACCAACAAAGAAGCAGTATTCAGGAAACCTACAAAGAAATCTGTTCAGAGTCTTTCTGCCGAGGAAATTAAGTTAGTtctgaaaaattttgtttcttctaaCACTTCTACAGAGTTGGAATCAAAACCAGATTGTGCTTTTGCATCAGTTGTTTTTGGTGGTCCCAATGGTATTTTGTCACAGTTATTTGAGTTGAAATCATGGTTTGAGGATCAAACTCTATACCATTTTTATTCTGTCTCGGTTCATATGATGTATGAAAAGCAGCTTGCTTCAGAAGGAAGGAATCCTAGAGCAGAGATTAAGCTTATTGATTTTGCACATGTTGATGAAGGCAGGGGTGTCATTGATCACAATTTCTTGGGTGGGATCTGCTCTTTAGTAAAGTTCATTTCTGAAATCCTTAGGGCTACAGATGACTGCCCAATCAAAGCTTGTTCAAAAGATGCTCAGAAGAAACACTATATTACGGATAATGGAATAAACTGA